Genomic window (Candidatus Desulfarcum epimagneticum):
GTCCGGATCCCCAGACGCCCGCCGGAAAAACGACGGCCCCAAGGCCGGTTAAAATAAGCGCGCGCAAAAAAAGCCCTTTGAATGTCATGTCGCCTGTCCTCCTCGCGTCAGGCTTTAAAAAAGCCTGACGTCAAAAAAATAAAAGCCGCCCGGGCAATACACACAGGCGGCCTTTTAGTCATGGGTTTTCCTCCGCCGGCATTGTCCGGATCAGGTTAAACGGTCGGGCCTGAGTTAAAAAGGCCCCTCTCAGCCCGGTTTTCCCGGGCTCCCGAAATGGTGAATGATTTGAGGGATTATTTTAGGGGGTTTTCATTCGTTTGTCAATTTTCCATTCTTTTTCGCAGCGTCTCACCGGGCTTTTTCAAAAAAGGCCGCCGACTTCTTAAACAAAAAAGGGACGCCCGGCAGGCGGCCATGCCCGCCGGGGCGTCCCTTTTTGTCTGGTGGGGCATTATAAATCAGTGTTTGCCCGGCGCCAGCGGGACTCCCCGGCGCTCGTGGGCGATGTAGGCCTCCATGGCCACCATTCGGGGATCATCCAGCGCCAGGGGTTTGCCCTCCAGGGGGTGCTGCAGGCACCAGTTGATCATTTCCCGAAGGGGGATCACCTTTCCGATCTGTTTCTGGAATTTGGGGTACGTTTCCGGGTGGGTGTTGGCCGCGTTGGGGTGGCACTGGGCGCAGGCCACGCCGTTTGTCCCGAGTTT
Coding sequences:
- a CDS encoding Cytochrome C; protein product: MSMSNTSRRLIVALVSVMVAVGIAFADEFTEKDMARWQEEYLSVVKKGRNLWVSPKLGTNGVACAQCHPNAANTHPETYPKFQKQIGKVIPLREMINWCLQHPLEGKPLALDDPRMVAMEAYIAHERRGVPLAPGKH